A single Agrococcus sp. ARC_14 DNA region contains:
- a CDS encoding signal peptidase II, producing MTLLGYVSALAAVAIDQLSKVWAEATLAVGERHPVLGDMLAMQLTYNPGAAFSLGASATPLITVLAAAGTMFAAWLTWRTTSLPWALSLGLILGGALGNIIDRLARHPGPGRGHVVDFIAYADWFIGNVADVFVFGGLALCIAFAFMGKPMRP from the coding sequence GTGACCCTGCTCGGCTACGTCTCCGCGCTCGCCGCCGTGGCGATCGATCAACTCAGCAAGGTCTGGGCAGAGGCGACCCTCGCTGTCGGCGAGCGTCATCCGGTGCTGGGCGACATGCTCGCGATGCAGCTCACCTACAACCCGGGGGCGGCATTCTCGCTCGGCGCCAGCGCAACGCCGCTCATCACCGTCCTCGCCGCTGCGGGCACGATGTTCGCGGCTTGGCTCACCTGGAGAACCACGTCGCTGCCGTGGGCGCTCAGCCTTGGCCTCATCCTCGGCGGCGCCCTCGGGAACATCATCGACCGCCTGGCACGACACCCCGGTCCCGGCCGAGGCCACGTCGTGGACTTCATCGCCTACGCCGACTGGTTCATCGGAAATGTCGCAGACGTGTTCGTATTCGGTGGTTTGGCGCTCTGCATCGCCTTCGCCTTCATGGGTAAGCCCATGCGGCCCTAG
- a CDS encoding transposase — MTAPHIVDPAGVLAEALTDASPDLMRSLLQTMINADADTVVGAEWGQPSPDRTTHRNGYRHRPLDTRVGTVDVAIPKPGRRACRSAGCVRPRRRRSRRMPAARRGRRGVWRGSLGPPDDAPCVGLRSG, encoded by the coding sequence ATGACCGCTCCTCATATTGTCGACCCTGCCGGCGTGCTGGCAGAAGCCCTGACCGACGCATCGCCGGATCTGATGCGCTCGCTGTTGCAGACGATGATCAACGCCGACGCCGACACGGTCGTCGGCGCCGAATGGGGCCAGCCCAGCCCCGACCGCACGACGCATCGCAACGGCTACCGGCACCGCCCGCTCGACACGCGCGTCGGCACCGTCGATGTCGCGATCCCGAAGCCAGGGCGCCGTGCTTGCCGGAGCGCAGGATGCGTTCGACCTCGTCGTCGGCGTAGTCGAAGAATGCCTGCAGCTCGGCGGGGGAGAAGGGGCGTTTGGAGGGGTTCGCTGGGCCCTCCTGACGATGCACCATGCGTCGGGCTGCGATCGGGTTGA
- a CDS encoding helix-turn-helix transcriptional regulator, whose amino-acid sequence MEAPQSDRSETGRDPDRFAVAIRSLLAILRSDRLTDRVARVEAEQLATRTMIALRETVEAEQAEAFEPAVGAFEKLKDELAPLNRFGDMAIEFIPPPATGRAVPAPTARAARAAVRNALLVHLDAGDVTRERIEWACDGTNLLVNMHDDGPGQVRREDDALRPVAEHVESAGGTWDLDSTPGWGSHLQIVFPLDPPAPATGTALEDLTPRQRQVVVLIAQGMTNPEVADHLGISANTVKFHVRQAMRHLGASRRSELAALAASGGNPA is encoded by the coding sequence ATGGAGGCGCCCCAGAGTGACCGTTCCGAGACCGGAAGGGATCCGGACCGGTTCGCCGTCGCGATCCGGTCCCTGCTCGCGATCCTGCGCTCCGACCGGCTGACCGACCGCGTGGCCCGTGTCGAGGCCGAGCAGCTGGCGACCCGAACGATGATCGCGCTGCGCGAGACGGTCGAGGCGGAGCAGGCCGAGGCGTTCGAGCCGGCGGTCGGTGCGTTCGAGAAGCTGAAGGACGAGCTGGCCCCGCTGAACCGGTTCGGCGACATGGCGATTGAGTTCATCCCACCGCCCGCCACGGGCCGCGCGGTCCCGGCCCCGACCGCGCGCGCCGCCCGGGCGGCGGTCCGGAACGCGCTGCTGGTACATCTCGACGCCGGCGACGTCACACGTGAGCGCATCGAGTGGGCCTGCGACGGCACCAACCTGCTGGTCAATATGCACGACGACGGTCCCGGGCAGGTGCGGCGCGAGGATGACGCGCTACGACCCGTCGCCGAGCACGTCGAGTCCGCCGGCGGCACCTGGGACCTCGACTCCACGCCCGGCTGGGGATCGCACCTGCAGATCGTCTTCCCCCTAGACCCGCCCGCGCCAGCGACCGGGACCGCTCTCGAGGATCTCACCCCCCGGCAGCGGCAGGTCGTCGTCCTGATCGCCCAAGGCATGACGAACCCTGAGGTCGCCGATCATCTCGGGATCAGTGCCAACACGGTGAAGTTCCACGTGCGGCAGGCCATGCGGCACCTCGGTGCGTCTCGCCGCAGCGAACTGGCCGCACTCGCCGCCAGTGGAGGCAACCCTGCCTGA
- the hxlB gene encoding 6-phospho-3-hexuloisomerase produces MSTTVQTAPCASSSTSTVVQIAEEISGVAARIQHDETAALEAAADRIRGARRVFVHGAGRSGIALRMVAMRLMHLGLEAHVVGEATAPALGEGDLLIAASGSGTTGSVVRVAEATRSAGGEVLALTTDDASPLAALATTTVVVPAAAKSDRSSRVTAQYAGSLFEQSVLVVGDALFAVLWHRSGQDRDQLKARHANLE; encoded by the coding sequence ATGAGCACCACAGTTCAAACCGCCCCCTGTGCGTCATCGAGCACCTCCACAGTTGTGCAGATCGCCGAGGAGATCAGCGGCGTTGCGGCTCGGATCCAGCACGACGAGACAGCCGCCCTGGAAGCTGCCGCGGACCGCATCCGCGGTGCCCGGCGCGTCTTCGTACACGGCGCCGGACGCTCCGGCATCGCGCTGCGGATGGTCGCGATGCGGTTGATGCACCTGGGCCTCGAGGCCCACGTGGTCGGTGAGGCGACCGCCCCCGCCCTCGGCGAGGGCGACCTGCTGATCGCCGCCAGCGGCTCCGGCACCACCGGCTCCGTGGTGCGCGTCGCCGAGGCAACACGCTCGGCCGGAGGTGAGGTCCTGGCGCTGACCACGGACGACGCCTCCCCGCTGGCCGCGCTCGCCACGACCACGGTCGTCGTCCCGGCGGCCGCCAAGTCCGACCGCAGCAGCCGCGTCACCGCCCAGTACGCCGGCTCGCTGTTCGAGCAGAGCGTGCTGGTCGTCGGCGACGCACTCTTCGCCGTCTTGTGGCACCGCTCGGGGCAGGACCGCGACCAGCTCAAGGCCCGCCACGCGAACCTCGAGTGA
- the hxlA gene encoding 3-hexulose-6-phosphate synthase: MKIQFAIDTTTTQKALELAAAAAPSVDILELGTPLIKSEGTAAITALKNAHPDKQIFADLKIMDTGDLEANLAFEAGADLVTVLGVADNSTIKGAVGAGRAHGKSVVVDLIGVKDKVTRAREVTELGATFVEIHAGLDEQAQDGYSLDTLLTAGKEAGVPFSVAGGVSPSTIGAVQSAGAQVAVVGSAIYSAEDPASAAAAVRQAVTA, encoded by the coding sequence ATGAAGATCCAGTTCGCCATCGACACCACCACTACCCAGAAGGCGCTGGAGCTTGCGGCCGCCGCAGCCCCCAGCGTCGACATCCTGGAGCTGGGCACCCCCCTGATCAAGTCCGAGGGTACCGCCGCGATCACCGCGCTGAAGAACGCGCACCCGGACAAGCAGATCTTCGCCGACCTGAAGATCATGGACACCGGCGACCTCGAGGCCAACCTCGCGTTCGAGGCCGGCGCCGACCTGGTCACCGTCCTCGGAGTCGCCGACAACAGCACCATCAAGGGCGCCGTCGGCGCCGGGCGCGCCCACGGCAAGAGCGTCGTGGTCGACCTCATCGGCGTCAAGGACAAGGTGACCCGCGCCCGCGAGGTCACCGAGCTGGGCGCGACCTTCGTCGAGATCCACGCCGGGCTGGACGAACAGGCCCAGGACGGGTACTCCCTGGACACCCTGCTGACCGCGGGCAAGGAGGCCGGCGTCCCGTTCTCGGTCGCCGGAGGCGTCTCACCCAGCACGATCGGCGCCGTCCAGTCCGCCGGTGCCCAGGTCGCCGTCGTCGGCAGCGCAATCTACTCCGCCGAGGACCCGGCGTCCGCCGCCGCAGCCGTGCGCCAGGCAGTCACCGCCTGA
- a CDS encoding low temperature requirement protein A — protein sequence MDVNSAEPGTEKDDRTTDALELFFDLVFVFPMSQVTQLMLAESSWLGLGRGALALTAVWWTWVCYAWLTNSTGDAGVAARVLTIAAMAAMLVAGIALPDAFGDRALVFAVAFLCVRLVHLVLLALETWHSREQRSAAIHLMPSLLAGPCLVLLAAFLDAPYRELVWILAALIDLGGPLVVGVGGLRVLPRYFVDRHGLIIIIALGETIVQVGTGANPEA from the coding sequence ATGGATGTGAATAGCGCCGAGCCGGGCACCGAGAAGGACGACCGGACCACAGACGCCCTGGAGCTGTTCTTCGACCTGGTCTTCGTGTTCCCGATGTCCCAGGTCACCCAACTGATGCTTGCCGAGAGTTCGTGGCTGGGACTCGGACGAGGCGCGTTGGCGTTGACAGCAGTGTGGTGGACCTGGGTCTGCTACGCCTGGCTGACCAACAGCACCGGCGATGCCGGAGTGGCGGCGCGGGTCCTGACTATTGCCGCCATGGCAGCGATGCTGGTCGCCGGCATCGCGCTACCAGATGCTTTCGGCGATCGGGCTCTGGTCTTCGCGGTGGCCTTCCTGTGTGTGCGGCTCGTGCACCTGGTGCTCCTGGCACTCGAGACCTGGCACAGCCGCGAGCAGCGATCAGCGGCCATCCATCTGATGCCCAGCCTGTTGGCCGGACCCTGCCTCGTCCTGCTCGCGGCGTTCCTCGATGCGCCGTACCGGGAGCTGGTGTGGATCCTCGCCGCGCTGATCGACCTCGGCGGCCCGCTGGTTGTCGGAGTCGGGGGACTTCGCGTGCTGCCCCGCTACTTCGTCGACCGGCACGGGCTGATCATCATCATCGCCCTTGGCGAGACCATCGTCCAGGTCGGGACCGGCGCCAACCCCGAGGCCTGA